Proteins from a single region of Candidatus Methylomirabilota bacterium:
- a CDS encoding chloride channel protein, which yields MISLGKAIQRWRGQLGHNELGDFTATPRVVPISALAVGIGALSAFVALILLRLISLFTNLFFYGRWDTTFVSPADHHLGFLVVLVPVVGALIIGLMARYGSEQIRGHGIPEAIEAILLRGSKVDPKVAFLKPLSSAISIGSGGPFGAEGPIIMTGGAFGSMIAQFFHFTSAERKTLLVAGAAGGMSATFASPVAASVLAVELLLFEWKPRSVIPVILASATAAAVRRYIIGIGPLFAVPPHPQFIGLQGLAGCIVAGLLAGLLSAVLTRAVYASEDAFGRLPLHWMWWPAIGGLAIGLGGLIFPQALGIGFDTIGELLKGDVPGRVILGILLVKSTIWAVSLGSGTSGGVLAPLLMMGAALGGVEAMILPNEGAGFWPLVSMGAVLSGTMRVPFTAVMFTLELTHDVNMILPSLVAIALAYGTTVMVMSRSILTEKIARRSYHLSREYAIDPLEILFVREVMRTDTTTLPLGTSLTAIEPKLVPRGQRVQHLFPVLDGTGRLAGVITRRALRHAFQHKRTDGEGQHLDELLLAEPVLAYADEPLREL from the coding sequence ATGATTTCTTTGGGCAAAGCGATACAACGATGGCGTGGCCAGCTCGGGCACAACGAGTTGGGCGACTTCACGGCGACGCCGCGCGTGGTCCCAATCTCGGCGCTGGCCGTTGGCATCGGAGCATTGAGTGCGTTCGTGGCACTGATCCTGCTGCGACTCATCAGCCTGTTCACCAACCTGTTTTTCTACGGACGCTGGGATACGACCTTCGTGTCGCCGGCGGACCACCACCTGGGGTTTCTGGTGGTCCTTGTGCCGGTCGTCGGCGCGCTGATCATCGGGCTGATGGCGCGGTACGGGTCGGAGCAGATTCGCGGTCACGGCATCCCAGAGGCAATTGAGGCGATCCTGCTGCGGGGCAGCAAGGTCGATCCGAAAGTGGCCTTCCTCAAGCCGCTATCGTCCGCCATCTCAATCGGATCGGGAGGACCCTTCGGTGCCGAGGGGCCCATCATCATGACCGGCGGGGCCTTCGGCTCGATGATCGCACAGTTCTTCCACTTCACCAGCGCCGAGCGCAAAACGCTGCTGGTGGCAGGCGCGGCTGGCGGTATGTCGGCGACCTTCGCTTCGCCGGTGGCGGCGTCCGTACTGGCCGTAGAACTGTTACTCTTCGAGTGGAAACCTCGCAGTGTGATCCCGGTCATATTGGCCAGCGCCACGGCGGCTGCGGTGCGCCGGTACATCATCGGGATCGGCCCCCTTTTCGCGGTCCCGCCGCATCCGCAGTTCATCGGTCTGCAGGGCCTTGCGGGTTGCATTGTCGCGGGTCTGTTGGCCGGATTGCTCTCGGCTGTACTGACTCGAGCAGTCTACGCCTCCGAGGACGCCTTCGGGCGACTGCCGTTGCACTGGATGTGGTGGCCGGCGATCGGCGGGCTGGCGATCGGACTCGGCGGTCTGATCTTTCCCCAGGCGCTCGGCATCGGCTTCGACACCATCGGCGAGTTACTGAAAGGCGACGTTCCGGGCCGCGTGATCCTCGGAATTCTGTTGGTCAAGTCTACGATTTGGGCCGTGTCGCTCGGCTCCGGCACCTCGGGCGGCGTGCTCGCGCCGCTGCTCATGATGGGCGCTGCGCTGGGCGGCGTTGAGGCAATGATTCTTCCGAATGAGGGCGCAGGTTTCTGGCCTCTGGTGAGCATGGGCGCCGTCCTGAGCGGCACGATGCGCGTACCGTTCACGGCCGTTATGTTCACGCTCGAACTGACACACGATGTGAACATGATACTGCCGTCGCTCGTCGCCATCGCATTGGCCTATGGGACGACCGTCATGGTAATGAGCCGTTCAATCCTGACCGAAAAGATCGCGCGCCGCAGCTATCACCTGAGCCGCGAGTACGCCATCGATCCGCTTGAAATCCTGTTTGTCCGTGAGGTGATGCGTACGGACACCACGACCCTGCCGCTCGGTACCTCACTTACTGCGATTGAGCCGAAGCTTGTGCCGCGCGGCCAGCGCGTCCAGCATCTTTTCCCCGTGCTCGATGGCACAGGCCGACTTGCCGGCGTGATCACCCGGCGTGCCCTGCGGCACGCCTTCCAACACAAGCGGACTGACGGCGAGGGGCAGCACCTGGACGAGCTCCTGCTCGCCGAGCCGGTCCTGGCCTACGCGGACGAGCCCCTGCGCGAGCTCGA